ACAGCGACAAAGCGCAGATTTCTCAAAAATAAGAACAAAACAAAAAGCCCGAGCAATCCCCCGACAACAGCGGCCCGTTTGAGGAAATTGAGGGCTTCGTTCATAATTTCTGCCAGATTCTGGCTGATCACGAGTTGGATATTTTCATAGGCGAGATCGCCGTTGACGCGTTCGATGGTGTCTTCGAGTTCTCCTGCAAGTTCGATCAGATTGGCTTCATCGTCTTTTTGAATGCGAATGCCAACGGCGGCTTTGCCATTGATGCGTTGCAGGTCTGTACGCTCCTGAAGGCCGTAGCGAATTTTGGCAATGTCGCCAAGGTGCAGGGGCAATTCCGGTTTGATGACGACCCTGCGAATTTGCACGAGGTCTGTAAATTGGCCCTGAATGCTGACGGCATAAGCCTGGTCGCCATCATATACTTTGCCGAGATACTGCCGCCGCGTATTAAAAGCATTGATGCGATTGCGAACATCGGACATCGAAAGCTGGTGCGCTTGCAACATCAATGGATCGACAATAATTTCAATAGCTGTCCTTTGCCCGCCCAGGACCTGCGCGTTGACAACGCCATCGACCGCTTCCAATTCCGGTCTGATTTTCTCCTCGGCAAATTCGCGCAACCAGTTTATATCGCCTTCGCCCAACACGTGGATTTGCATCACCGATGCACTCAGATCAGAGGAATCAAAGCGCTGTATGTTGACCCGCGTTCTTTCGGGCAAAAGCGGTTGCAAGCGCGTGATACGGCTCTCGAGCTGCAGCAGGGCGAATTTCATATCCGTATTGGGAGCGTAGGAAATGCGTACCCCGCCACTGTTCTGGCGCGAAAAGGACTCATAAGCTTCAATACCTTCGAGTTTGCCCACCTCTCTTTCGACGGGCATGACCAGATCCCGCTCGACCTGTTCGGGCGAGTAGCCCTGCTGAGTAAGCGCGACAAAGACTTCTGGACGAACGAGTTCGGGAAATATCTGAACGGGCAACCGATCCAGTGAAATCGCGCCTAAAATAGCCAGACCTATAAAAAACATGGCTGTGGTCACGGGCCGCCGAACGGCAATACCAGCAAGTGTCACGCGGATTTCCCCCGAAGTCGGTCAATCAGTTCATACATGGTGGGTATCACGAGTAAGGTCATCAATGTCGATGTCACCAGGCCGGCAATGACGGCTATAGCCATAGGCGCGCGCAATTTTGCCCCCTCGCCAAAACCGAGTGCCATGGGCAGCAGGGCGAGAATAGTCGTTGCACTCGTCATCATAATGGGGCGCAAGCGGTCTTGACCGCCCTGTAGGATCGCTTCTCGCAACGTCAAGCCAGCTTGCCTGAGCTGGTTGATGCGATCCACGAGAATGATCGCATCGTTGACCGCAATACCACCCAGCATAATGATGCCAATATAGGCCATCACACTGAGCGGTTCGCCCAAAAGATAGAATCCAAATATCACACCGACGCCGGCTAATGGAACGGAAAACATTACTGTGAATGGATGGAGCGTGGATTCAAATAGCGATGCCATAACCATATAGACCAGCACAATCGAAAGCAGGAGTGCGAATTTGAGACTTTCAAATGACGCCGCGCGCTCGCGCTCTTCTCCGCCAATTTCAATGCGATATCCCGACGGCACAACCATTTCCTGCATGGTGGCGCGTACGTCGGCAACGGCTTCACTTAAAATGCGCCCTTCTGTGAGATACCCCGTAATGCGCCCTACGCGACGCTGATTTTCTCTCAAAATTTCGCGGGGACCTTCAATAATATTGAGTTCAGCAATATCCCCCAAGGTCAGGATCGCGCCGTCTGATCCCTCGATTTGCATGGTGTGGAGTTCGCGAAGATCGACATCTCGATATTTTACCCGGATATCCCTCGTGCGCTGGTCTTTTGACAGTTCGCCGGCAACTTCACCGGATAGTTGTCTTTCCAATGTGCGGCTGATGGTCTGGGTGGTCAATCCGAATGCCGCCGCTACCTCATCGCGAATCGCCAGATCGACCTCTGGCTGCCCACCCTGAAAACTCGTGCGCACATTATACACCGAGGGCAAGTCCTCGATCCTCGCCTGAAGTTCTTTGGTGATACGCGCCAAAATATCGAGATTTTCCCCGGACACTTCGACCTGAATGGGCGCTTCTTGTCCTCCCATCACGCCTTCAAGCGCGGTTTCGTGCAGCTTGTATTTCACTTCGATATCGGGCATGGCGCTCAAAATGGGATCCAGGTCGCGCACCAATTCGCTGACGCTGCGCGACCGCTGTGTGTGCAACGCCACCGATAGAGTCGCGCGATTGGGACCCGTTGGTTCGCCTCCGGTCGATATCCGAGCGGGGTTGAGGCCGGTCAGCGCGTACACATGCGCCACATCGGTCCCGCCAACGCTTTCGACAATCTCTTTGACGTGCAGGGCGACCTGATCGCTCAGTTCCACACGCGAGCCTTCGGACAATGTGAGGTCAATTTGAAACAGCCCCTGATCTTCGCGTGGGATAAATTCAGTCTGCAACTCGCGGGCTATATACCCGGTTCCGCCCAGAATGAGCAGCACGACGACGAGCATGATGGGTTTGTGGTTCAAAATACCATTGAGAAACCGATAGTATTTGTCTGACCGAACAGTCGTTTTGTGCGTCGTATTCATCCGCCTAAAGATGCGCGACGTCAGCATTGGAATCGTCGTCATTGCCACAACCAGAGAAGACAGCAGCGAAAATGCAACGGTCCAGGCCTGATCCACAAAGAGTTTGCCCGCCAGCCCCTGCAAATAGACAATGGGCAAAAAAACAGCCACTGTCGTCAGCGTTGAAGCGAGAATTGCCACGCCGACTTCAGAGGCACCGCGGCTCGATGCTGTGCGCGCATCCTCGCCGCTTTCCAGATGCCGGTATATATTTTCTATGACCACAATGGCATTGTCAACAAGCATGCCCGCGCCCAGAGCCAACCCACCCAGTGTCATAATATTCAGGGTCAACCCCTCAAAGTACATAAGCGTGAATGTCGCCAATACGGAAATGGGGATTGCCAACCCGATCACCAGCGTCACCGTCCAGCTCCGCAACGCGATCAAAAGCACGAGAATCGCCAAAAATGCCCCGTGAATGGCAGATGTTTCGACTTCGCCTATGGCATCTTCGACAAATCGCGCCTGGTTTTCGACGGTTGTGAAGTGCATGCCGCTCAGGTCTGCTTCGATATCGTCTATCGCATCCAATACCGTATTGACCACGGCGACTGTATTGCTACCGGCTTCTTTGTAAATAGCGAGGCCAACGCATTCCCGGCCGTCGAGGCGCACAATGGTTTCTCGCTCTTGATATTCCAGATCTACCGTGCCCACGTTGCGCACGCGTACCGGCACGCGTGCGCCAGAAACTGTGCCCCCTCCCCCGCGCCTTTCTCCCACGATGACTTCCCGCACATCGTTTATGTCATCTAAGCGACCGAGGGCTTTGACCAGATACGACTGCTGATTTTCTCTGAGCGTACCTCCGGATACATCGGCATTTGCCTGTGCGATGCGATTGATGACCGCATCGGATGAAAGCCCAAACGCTTCGAGCAAATAGGGGTCGAGTGTAACGCGCACTTCCTTTTCCGCTCCCCCTTCCACCTCGGCAGACGCCACGCCGTCGAGGGCTTCCAATTTGGGTTTGATCAACAATTCTACCGTACCCATCAATGCGTCGAGTTCCGTGTTTTCGTCTGCTGTAATCGCAATGCGCATCACCGCAAGCGAGAGCGGATCTTCGCGCGTCACATCCAGCTGTGATACATCTTCATTGACCGCATAGCGCCCCACTCTTTTTTGCACGTCGAGCAACCCGTAATCCATGTCCGCATCCCAGGCAAATTCTGCAATGACCACGGCCTGTCCTGAACGGGTAATCGAATAGACGCGCTTGACGCCGTTAATCGTGCTCACATCGCGTTCGAGGCGACGCGTATAGCTTTCTTCAATCTCGACAGGCGATTTGCCCGGTGCCGTCAGGTCTATGGTGACGACAGGCGTCTGCAAATCGGGCAAGAGATCGGTTCCCAGCCCATCTAACGATATCCAGCCGAGCAGTACCACAGCGAGGGTCGCCATGGCAATTGTCACGGGATATCGCGTTGAAAATTCCGGCAAGCTCATCGGCTATCTCCCGTGACCCGCACCCGGGTGCGCGTTCTCAGTGTTTCGTAATTGCTCGTGATCAATTGGTCTCCCGGTTCAAGGCCAATCACAATTTCCACGCGATCGCGGTCTTCCAGGCCCGTTTCGACTTCGCGTTGTTGTGCGCGGCCTTCTTCTTCGACAAAAACGACCTTCTGATTTCTCCGCCGCAAAACGAGGTTGCGCGCAATAAGTACGACATTTTGCCGCGATTCCGTGACGATTTCCGCTTTGACAAACATGCCCGCCCGCAACAACAAGTCGGGATTATCGACCATCCCGACGACCTGAACCGTGCGCGTGACCGGATCAATGGCGGGATCCATCTCGACTATTTCGCCCTCAAAAACTTTTTCGGGCAAAGCGTAGTTACTCACGCGAATGCCCTGACCCAATTTCACGTTAATAATCTGGGCATTGGGAATTTTCAGATCCACAAATACCTGTGAATAATCCATAATTTTTGCGATTGCGGTATTCGGAGTCACCAGCGTTCCCTGTGTAATATCCGCGAGTTCCGACAGCACGCCCTGAATAGGGGCTAAAAGCCTGGTTTTATCGATCTTGATAAGGGCGTCCTGATAATTGGCTTCTGCATCGGCCCAGGCTCTACGCGCACTTTCGACATCCATTTCCGTTGCCAGTTGCCTGCTAAACAGGGTTTCCTGCTCTTTTAGCGTTCGCTTGGCCGTTTCAACCGCCAGTTTGCGCGCTTCCACCCGTGCGCCAACAACCCATTCGTCGCTGTCGAGCCTGGCTATGGTTTGACCTCTTCTAACCTCTGAACCCTTGGCGAGCAAGCGATTATTACTCCCTTTGCTCCAGTACAGACTTCCCCGAATCTCCGTTGTAATCTGGGCTTCACGCACTGGTCTGAGGGTTCCGGTCGCCGTCACAATGGATTCAATAGTTCCCGTCTCCACGGATTGAACAGTAACGGGAACCGTTAGATCAACTGTGCGCTGTTCCGCCTGTTGATCACAGGCGACCAGCCCACAAAGGACAATTACCAACAATAATTTTGGGCAAAAATCAAACTTCACGTCCATCCTCCCTTAAATTAAAATCCCAATAATCCGCCACCACCTCTGTTACCACCGGGACCTCGCCTACCATCCCCGCCGCCTCGCCTACCATCCCCGCCACCCGGTCCACCCCGACCGCGAAACATAAAGGTGGGCATTTCATCTTCGTAGGCATCGGGGTTTTCCGGATCAAAAAAGCGCCATCGTACAGCATCGGCATAGAGACCCCCTCGCCCTTCTGCGCGGTCAGACAATTCGACTGCGGCTTCTTCGCCCTCGGCAAATTTGTATCGACCCAGATAATTCCATCCCGCTTTCATCTGGTCGCGTTCTATTTCGAGGGTATCGGCTTTGCCCCTGTGAAAAACCGTGAGTGTAAAGGTCGATGCAATTCGAATGCGCCTGGCCATTGAGGGATCGGGAAAAAAGAAGCTCACATCGTACTCGCCGTCTCTGGGGATTTGCGCTGTCCACACAGCCGGCTGTGCACCATCCCCTTGAGGCTTTCTTCGGTAATTTGTCTCAAATCGTCCAAAGGCCATTGGCAGTCCCTGTTCGCGCCAGTTGCCGCCTTTGAGTCCGGGCCGGAAGTAGCGCGTTGCGCGCCGCACGGGCATTGAAAATCCGTCGTCGTCATTATCTACAATAATCTCAACAGGACCAGATTCTTCGCCCGTCACGTCTTTGACATAAGCGACCGGAAATCCCTCTGTGACATCTTCGGGAACGCGCACGGGGGACATCAGAGGGCGCCGATTGCGCGCAAAAAAGGGTTCGACCATCACCCTGAATGGTTGCTCCCACAGAACCATCGAGACTTCAATTTCCTGTCCCCCTTCAATCTCTACGCCCTTTATGGCCTCATCGCCCCGCCCCGTAGCCGTAATTTGTACATATCCCCTGCCCGGTTCGCTATTCTTAATTCTCAGAATCAATTGATAGACCACCATCCCAAAACCATCATCCATCTTCAGCGCTTTGACTCTTGTAAGGGTATAGCCCGGGATTTCTGTACTAAAAATCCAGTCGTTGACGAGGCGTTGCAATTTTTGGCTCTCTTCACTTTCTGTGGTATCGCCCACAGCAGCGCGTTCAAAGGTCGAAAAATCGATGTCCTCGTATTTGTGATTGTGGTCTATGTCGTCTAAGACCGTGCGAAATGTTTCCTCACCCAAAAAAGATTCCATCATTTGAAAAAGTGCGGGCCCCTTGGCGTCGAGAACCTGGCGATAGAGGCCGGCTTGCTTTTCGGGATTCAACTCGGCAAACGACTTTCTCTGCATTTTCGCAATCAACGTATCCCAGGCAGCACCCGATCCCCCGCCCGACCCGAAGCGGCCACCGGGACCACCGCGACCGCCGGGACCATCGCGACCGCCACGCCCCCTATCTCCGCCACCACCGCGTCGTTGGCTCGAATAAAAAGCAGAAGTCATATCGGAACTCAGATCATTCTGGAGATACAGGGGCATGCCCTTTTTGAGAAGGGAATGATGTTCGCCTACAAACTGCTTGTCATAAGCCCAGAGTTGAACAACAGGGCTGCGAAATAACCCACCGGGTTGTC
The nucleotide sequence above comes from Gemmatimonadota bacterium. Encoded proteins:
- a CDS encoding efflux RND transporter permease subunit, giving the protein MSLPEFSTRYPVTIAMATLAVVLLGWISLDGLGTDLLPDLQTPVVTIDLTAPGKSPVEIEESYTRRLERDVSTINGVKRVYSITRSGQAVVIAEFAWDADMDYGLLDVQKRVGRYAVNEDVSQLDVTREDPLSLAVMRIAITADENTELDALMGTVELLIKPKLEALDGVASAEVEGGAEKEVRVTLDPYLLEAFGLSSDAVINRIAQANADVSGGTLRENQQSYLVKALGRLDDINDVREVIVGERRGGGGTVSGARVPVRVRNVGTVDLEYQERETIVRLDGRECVGLAIYKEAGSNTVAVVNTVLDAIDDIEADLSGMHFTTVENQARFVEDAIGEVETSAIHGAFLAILVLLIALRSWTVTLVIGLAIPISVLATFTLMYFEGLTLNIMTLGGLALGAGMLVDNAIVVIENIYRHLESGEDARTASSRGASEVGVAILASTLTTVAVFLPIVYLQGLAGKLFVDQAWTVAFSLLSSLVVAMTTIPMLTSRIFRRMNTTHKTTVRSDKYYRFLNGILNHKPIMLVVVLLILGGTGYIARELQTEFIPREDQGLFQIDLTLSEGSRVELSDQVALHVKEIVESVGGTDVAHVYALTGLNPARISTGGEPTGPNRATLSVALHTQRSRSVSELVRDLDPILSAMPDIEVKYKLHETALEGVMGGQEAPIQVEVSGENLDILARITKELQARIEDLPSVYNVRTSFQGGQPEVDLAIRDEVAAAFGLTTQTISRTLERQLSGEVAGELSKDQRTRDIRVKYRDVDLRELHTMQIEGSDGAILTLGDIAELNIIEGPREILRENQRRVGRITGYLTEGRILSEAVADVRATMQEMVVPSGYRIEIGGEERERAASFESLKFALLLSIVLVYMVMASLFESTLHPFTVMFSVPLAGVGVIFGFYLLGEPLSVMAYIGIIMLGGIAVNDAIILVDRINQLRQAGLTLREAILQGGQDRLRPIMMTSATTILALLPMALGFGEGAKLRAPMAIAVIAGLVTSTLMTLLVIPTMYELIDRLRGKSA
- a CDS encoding efflux RND transporter periplasmic adaptor subunit, which produces MKFDFCPKLLLVIVLCGLVACDQQAEQRTVDLTVPVTVQSVETGTIESIVTATGTLRPVREAQITTEIRGSLYWSKGSNNRLLAKGSEVRRGQTIARLDSDEWVVGARVEARKLAVETAKRTLKEQETLFSRQLATEMDVESARRAWADAEANYQDALIKIDKTRLLAPIQGVLSELADITQGTLVTPNTAIAKIMDYSQVFVDLKIPNAQIINVKLGQGIRVSNYALPEKVFEGEIVEMDPAIDPVTRTVQVVGMVDNPDLLLRAGMFVKAEIVTESRQNVVLIARNLVLRRRNQKVVFVEEEGRAQQREVETGLEDRDRVEIVIGLEPGDQLITSNYETLRTRTRVRVTGDSR